A window of Halomonas sp. GFAJ-1 contains these coding sequences:
- a CDS encoding formate dehydrogenase family accessory protein FdhD: MPALQLSRARLPATTTINVMDAYGETRQQAIAAERALTVYLNKREIVTLMTLGDDPEALVVGYLRNQGLLRSAEDLTAVQVEWEVEAAVVVTRHLPEDLEARLSTRTVTTGCGQGTVFGNLLAQTSLTTLPETLLTQSTLYQLLSNLNAYNETYRSAGAVHGCALCRQTEVLDFVEDVGRHNAVDTLAGRQWLKQAESANADIFYTTGRLTSEMVLKVAQMGISVLVSRSGVTQKGVELAERFGVMLIGRAKGKNFQAINANGRLTLDAIPDKPPTARTSKEAGV, from the coding sequence ATGCCCGCCCTTCAATTAAGCCGAGCCCGGTTACCAGCGACCACCACTATCAACGTCATGGATGCCTATGGCGAAACACGCCAGCAGGCGATTGCCGCCGAGCGCGCTTTGACGGTTTACCTCAATAAACGCGAAATCGTTACGCTCATGACCTTGGGAGACGACCCAGAAGCCCTGGTGGTGGGCTATTTGCGTAATCAGGGGCTGCTGCGCTCGGCCGAGGACTTAACCGCCGTTCAAGTGGAGTGGGAAGTGGAAGCGGCCGTTGTGGTTACACGCCACCTGCCGGAAGATTTAGAGGCGCGTTTAAGTACGCGCACGGTGACCACCGGCTGCGGTCAAGGAACGGTGTTTGGCAACTTGCTCGCCCAAACCTCATTAACCACCCTGCCTGAAACACTGCTTACGCAGTCAACGCTCTACCAGCTACTGAGCAATCTTAACGCTTACAACGAGACGTACCGCAGCGCAGGCGCGGTACACGGCTGTGCGCTATGCCGCCAAACCGAGGTGCTTGATTTTGTCGAGGATGTTGGCAGGCATAATGCCGTAGACACCTTGGCAGGCCGCCAGTGGCTTAAGCAAGCGGAGAGTGCTAACGCCGACATTTTTTACACCACGGGCCGCCTGACCTCCGAGATGGTGCTAAAAGTAGCGCAGATGGGCATTAGCGTGCTGGTCTCACGCTCCGGCGTCACCCAAAAAGGCGTGGAGCTGGCCGAGCGCTTCGGCGTGATGCTGATTGGCCGCGCTAAGGGAAAAAACTTTCAGGCGATCAATGCTAATGGCCGTTTAACCCTTGACGCCATCCCCGACAAACCACCGACTGCGCGCACATCAAAGGAGGCGGGCGTATGA
- a CDS encoding cyclic pyranopterin phosphate synthase MoaA, giving the protein MTDPQIAKQLIDDFGRRVSYVRISVTDRCDFRCVYCMSEEMVFLPRAQVLTLEELAMVARAFTELGVEKIRLTGGEPLVRKGIEQLVDEIGTLPGLNDFTMTTNGASLRKHAKQLFAGGLRRLNISLDSLDPERFKQLTRTGDLAKVIDGIHAAKEAGFQRIKLNAVILKGRNDDEVLDLVTFAREEGLDISFIEEMPLGDVSDHSRAETFYSSDDVQALIETRYPLIPTTEKTPGPSRYFKMADSESRVGFISPHSHNFCDTCNRVRVTVEGRLLLCLGNEHSVDLRAVLRRYPGDMQALKTAIINALPLKPERHHFTTDGDVQVVRFMNMTGG; this is encoded by the coding sequence ATGACCGATCCACAGATTGCCAAACAACTGATTGACGACTTTGGCCGCCGTGTCAGCTACGTGCGGATTTCTGTCACTGATCGCTGCGACTTCCGCTGCGTCTACTGCATGAGCGAGGAGATGGTGTTTCTGCCTCGTGCGCAAGTGCTCACCTTGGAAGAACTGGCGATGGTAGCCCGCGCCTTTACCGAGTTAGGCGTTGAGAAAATCCGCCTCACCGGCGGCGAGCCGCTGGTACGAAAAGGCATTGAGCAGTTAGTGGATGAAATAGGCACGCTGCCAGGGCTTAACGACTTCACCATGACCACCAACGGCGCCAGCCTACGCAAACACGCGAAACAGTTGTTTGCGGGAGGCTTGCGCAGGCTGAACATAAGCCTGGACTCACTCGACCCGGAACGCTTTAAGCAGCTCACCCGCACCGGTGATTTAGCCAAAGTGATTGACGGCATCCACGCCGCCAAAGAGGCTGGTTTCCAGCGCATTAAGCTCAACGCGGTGATTTTAAAAGGCCGTAACGACGATGAAGTGCTCGACCTCGTCACCTTCGCCCGTGAGGAAGGTCTCGATATTAGCTTTATCGAAGAGATGCCGTTGGGCGACGTTTCTGACCACTCCCGGGCAGAGACCTTCTACTCCAGCGACGATGTACAGGCACTGATTGAAACGCGCTATCCGCTAATCCCCACCACAGAAAAGACGCCCGGCCCGTCGCGCTACTTTAAAATGGCCGATAGCGAAAGTCGTGTGGGGTTTATCTCGCCCCACAGCCACAATTTTTGCGACACCTGCAACCGTGTTCGCGTCACCGTTGAAGGGCGCCTGCTGCTCTGTCTGGGCAACGAGCACTCGGTAGATCTACGCGCTGTACTGCGCCGCTATCCAGGGGATATGCAGGCACTGAAAACGGCTATTATCAATGCGCTGCCGCTGAAGCCTGAACGCCATCATTTCACCACCGATGGCGACGTTCAGGTGGTACGTTTTATGAACATGACGGGGGGCTAG
- a CDS encoding molybdopterin molybdenumtransferase MoeA — MSLSCFELGEQMLPVDTAREALMTLVERPVGSEYIALSQAYGRRLAVDITAPINVPQNTNAAMDGVALAWPETTPCQTRWPIAGDAFAGHMFAGQVRVGQCVRITTGAPLPAGADTVVMREQLVEHPDCVVIDAPERVLRGQHVRQAGEDIAAGEVALAAGTRLDAASLGLVASLGYANVAVFKRPKVAIFSTGNEVTPPGEALPSAAIYDTNRFALMGLLAEQVAEVVDLGILPDDQTVIQHALADAAENSDLVITSGGVSVGHADFTRQALEQLGQLAFWRVALRPGRPMACGRLGQSHTPFIGLPGNPVAVMVTFSQFVVPLLQRLQGQMPSPPARLTAIAETPLKSRLQRTDFLRGVYRCDSQGTLHVRTTGAQGSGILTSMVAANCLIELGDDQAGAQPGETVSIQPLTGWQ, encoded by the coding sequence ATGAGCCTGTCGTGCTTTGAGCTAGGCGAACAGATGCTCCCCGTTGACACCGCGCGGGAAGCGCTTATGACACTGGTTGAGCGCCCAGTGGGGAGTGAGTACATCGCGCTCAGTCAGGCCTATGGCAGGCGACTCGCTGTCGATATCACCGCCCCTATTAATGTGCCGCAAAACACCAATGCTGCCATGGACGGGGTAGCGCTTGCTTGGCCCGAAACAACGCCTTGCCAGACCCGCTGGCCCATTGCAGGCGACGCCTTTGCGGGGCACATGTTTGCAGGCCAAGTGCGTGTAGGCCAGTGCGTGCGCATTACTACCGGCGCCCCGCTACCCGCAGGCGCTGATACCGTCGTTATGCGGGAGCAGCTAGTAGAGCACCCTGATTGCGTGGTGATTGATGCGCCTGAGCGGGTGTTACGCGGCCAGCACGTTCGCCAAGCAGGGGAAGATATCGCTGCTGGCGAAGTTGCCCTGGCCGCGGGCACTCGCCTTGATGCCGCTAGTTTGGGGCTTGTTGCCTCGCTGGGTTATGCCAACGTTGCGGTCTTTAAACGCCCCAAGGTAGCAATTTTCTCCACCGGTAATGAAGTGACGCCCCCTGGCGAGGCGCTACCCAGCGCCGCTATTTACGACACCAACCGATTTGCCTTGATGGGCCTACTCGCCGAACAAGTCGCTGAGGTCGTCGACCTAGGAATTCTGCCCGATGATCAAACCGTCATTCAGCATGCGCTGGCAGACGCTGCCGAAAACAGCGATTTAGTGATTACCAGCGGCGGCGTTTCCGTCGGCCATGCCGACTTCACTCGCCAAGCGTTAGAGCAGCTTGGGCAGTTAGCTTTCTGGCGGGTGGCGCTGCGCCCAGGGCGGCCCATGGCCTGCGGCAGGCTTGGCCAATCGCACACGCCGTTTATTGGCTTGCCCGGCAACCCGGTGGCGGTCATGGTAACCTTTAGCCAGTTTGTGGTCCCGCTGCTGCAACGCCTGCAAGGGCAAATGCCTTCACCACCTGCGCGCTTAACGGCCATTGCGGAAACGCCGCTAAAAAGCCGCTTGCAGCGCACCGATTTTTTACGTGGCGTGTATCGCTGCGACTCGCAGGGAACACTGCACGTGCGCACGACCGGCGCTCAGGGGTCGGGTATTTTGACCTCGATGGTAGCGGCCAACTGCCTGATTGAGCTGGGCGATGATCAGGCAGGTGCTCAGCCTGGTGAAACGGTATCCATTCAACCACTAACGGGGTGGCAATGA
- a CDS encoding diguanylate cyclase produces the protein MVGLLVLFTWVLSDQYHQEVNASRDRSATRAELVGEWVSTTFSLSDQVLMDVSQLLEPPMPPFPTEHRHFESLLQKRRDSLPMVEEISIIDEHGQLLVSSNLSHPPGFDTRGTAFFQTFQQSPRLEQLVTPLYWSAFSRDYHISHVRRLRGLEGHFSGLAVVQIAPRVLDSALQRLSMGAGESIAIIDTQGQLVARRPGLDDQTALGTPIDHARITQFLNSAMPRESMRIVSPLEGDDRLFWLHRVEGLPFAVVVGESMQQVLAGWWQRLWILSAILVLIGLLGGWGLRHYLNRLQLEMQLYQRMQERELARAEAQQREARLQALVYSIQDMIFVFDSQGGVIYVHAIHQHRLLKSVHDITGKHYSDVLPEEVAKAFSSVFYRVRRHRRAEELEYSLTFEDEVRYFAATVSPLSDASGGFDGVLALVRDITQAKLDDVQLRIAATAFQTHLGMLITDAQGCILKVNRTFTRITGYQESDVLGENPRMFSSGRHDADFYRTLWGNVAKSGSWEGEVWNRRKNGEVFPEWLTISAVKDNDGVLTHYVATLSDITERKAAEKEIHKLAFYDPLTGLANRRLFKDRLEAMMNARPRNPHHGALLFIDLDNFKQVNDTLGHYAGDQLLQQMASQLQAVLRETDTLARLGGDEFAVVIDTLNEDAEQTALLAEGIAQKLLVAIRRPVLLRDETVMVTGSIGITVVDGSAPSVDDYLQQADMALFQAKEAGRDTLSFFDPAMQSELVQRARLEADLRHALANQQWRLHYQPQVDRDGVPTGVEALLRWQHPERGMVSPGVFISLLESTRLINEVGDWVLEEACCQLAEWAQQPQYAHLEMAVNVSPLQFREPDFLARTQAVLQRTGAPLEKLKLEVTESLFLEARDDARAKMEALKALGVRFSLDDFGTGYSSLAYLAKLPLDQLKIDQSFVREILQSPANAAIVESTIALAKSLGLDVIAEGVETGEQQRWLAEHGCYCYQGYLFARPMALSALTQWVSQQKG, from the coding sequence ATGGTGGGGCTGCTGGTGCTGTTTACGTGGGTATTAAGTGATCAATACCATCAAGAGGTCAACGCCTCCCGAGATCGCAGTGCGACCCGTGCGGAGCTGGTAGGGGAGTGGGTAAGCACCACGTTTTCCCTGAGCGATCAGGTGTTAATGGATGTCTCTCAGTTGCTAGAGCCTCCCATGCCCCCTTTTCCTACTGAACACCGCCATTTTGAGTCGCTGCTTCAAAAGCGCCGCGATAGCCTGCCGATGGTCGAAGAGATAAGCATCATCGATGAGCATGGGCAGCTACTGGTCAGTTCGAACTTGAGTCATCCTCCCGGCTTTGATACCCGTGGCACGGCGTTTTTCCAGACGTTTCAACAATCGCCGCGGCTTGAGCAGCTGGTGACCCCTCTCTATTGGTCAGCCTTTTCACGCGACTACCACATTTCCCACGTGCGTCGACTGCGGGGCTTAGAGGGACACTTCAGCGGGTTGGCGGTGGTGCAAATTGCTCCCCGTGTTTTGGACAGCGCTCTGCAGCGCTTAAGCATGGGAGCGGGTGAGAGCATCGCCATCATTGATACCCAGGGGCAATTAGTGGCGCGCCGTCCAGGGTTAGATGATCAGACTGCGCTGGGGACGCCTATTGATCACGCGCGTATTACCCAGTTTTTAAACAGCGCTATGCCTCGCGAAAGCATGCGCATCGTCTCGCCGCTGGAAGGCGATGATCGCTTGTTCTGGCTGCACCGCGTTGAGGGATTGCCGTTTGCCGTGGTGGTGGGTGAGAGCATGCAGCAGGTGCTGGCGGGCTGGTGGCAGCGGCTATGGATACTCAGTGCCATTTTGGTGTTGATTGGCCTGCTGGGGGGTTGGGGCTTGCGCCACTATCTCAACCGCCTACAGCTTGAAATGCAGCTTTATCAGCGTATGCAGGAGCGAGAGCTGGCACGGGCAGAGGCGCAGCAGCGAGAAGCGCGGCTACAGGCGTTAGTCTACTCCATCCAGGATATGATCTTTGTGTTTGATAGCCAGGGGGGCGTGATCTACGTTCACGCGATTCATCAGCACCGGCTGCTTAAGAGTGTTCATGACATTACCGGAAAACACTACAGTGATGTGTTGCCTGAGGAGGTGGCGAAGGCATTTTCCAGCGTCTTTTATCGCGTACGGCGCCATCGGCGTGCTGAGGAGCTTGAGTATTCGCTGACATTTGAGGACGAAGTGAGATATTTCGCCGCCACTGTCAGCCCGTTAAGTGATGCTAGCGGTGGTTTTGATGGGGTGCTGGCGTTGGTGCGAGATATTACCCAAGCGAAGCTGGATGATGTGCAGCTACGCATTGCTGCGACTGCGTTTCAAACCCACCTGGGGATGCTGATTACCGATGCCCAGGGGTGCATTTTAAAAGTTAACCGAACCTTTACGCGCATTACAGGCTACCAAGAGAGCGATGTGTTGGGGGAAAACCCGCGCATGTTCAGCTCAGGCCGTCACGATGCTGATTTTTACCGCACGCTGTGGGGTAATGTCGCTAAATCAGGTAGTTGGGAAGGTGAGGTTTGGAACCGGCGTAAAAATGGCGAAGTATTTCCTGAGTGGCTCACCATCAGTGCGGTTAAAGATAATGACGGTGTACTGACACATTATGTCGCGACGCTTAGCGATATTACCGAGCGTAAAGCGGCGGAAAAAGAGATCCACAAGCTAGCGTTTTACGACCCGTTAACCGGGCTTGCGAATCGCCGTTTGTTTAAGGATCGCTTGGAAGCCATGATGAATGCTCGCCCGCGGAACCCGCATCACGGCGCGCTGCTATTTATTGATTTAGATAATTTCAAGCAGGTCAACGACACCCTGGGCCACTACGCCGGTGACCAGCTGCTTCAGCAAATGGCCTCGCAGCTGCAGGCGGTACTACGGGAAACAGATACCCTGGCGCGTTTAGGGGGTGATGAGTTTGCAGTGGTGATTGATACGCTCAACGAAGATGCTGAGCAAACGGCGCTGCTGGCGGAGGGAATTGCCCAAAAGCTGCTGGTCGCTATTCGTCGCCCGGTACTGCTGCGCGATGAGACTGTGATGGTCACCGGGAGTATTGGTATTACGGTGGTGGATGGCAGTGCGCCAAGCGTCGATGACTATCTGCAGCAAGCGGATATGGCGCTATTCCAGGCCAAAGAAGCCGGGCGCGATACGCTGAGCTTCTTCGACCCCGCCATGCAGTCAGAGCTGGTGCAGCGTGCGCGGCTTGAGGCAGACCTTCGCCATGCCTTGGCCAATCAGCAGTGGCGGTTGCACTATCAGCCCCAAGTCGACCGCGACGGCGTGCCAACGGGGGTAGAAGCGCTGCTACGTTGGCAGCACCCTGAGCGCGGCATGGTGTCGCCCGGGGTGTTTATTTCACTACTTGAGAGCACGCGGTTAATTAACGAAGTAGGCGACTGGGTGCTGGAAGAGGCGTGTTGCCAGCTGGCCGAATGGGCGCAGCAGCCGCAGTACGCACACTTGGAAATGGCTGTGAATGTGAGCCCACTGCAGTTCCGTGAGCCAGATTTTCTCGCCCGCACCCAAGCTGTTTTGCAACGCACTGGCGCGCCGCTGGAAAAGTTGAAACTTGAAGTGACTGAAAGCCTGTTTTTAGAAGCCCGCGATGATGCCCGGGCTAAAATGGAAGCATTAAAAGCACTCGGTGTACGCTTCTCTCTGGATGACTTTGGCACCGGCTACTCATCGCTTGCGTACCTGGCAAAACTGCCGCTGGATCAGCTGAAAATTGACCAGAGCTTTGTGCGTGAAATTCTGCAAAGCCCTGCCAATGCGGCGATCGTGGAGAGTACCATTGCACTGGCCAAGAGCTTAGGGCTTGACGTGATTGCTGAGGGCGTAGAAACCGGCGAACAGCAGCGCTGGTTGGCCGAGCACGGCTGCTACTGTTATCAGGGGTATCTGTTTGCACGGCCGATGGCGTTGTCTGCGTTAACCCAATGGGTCAGCCAGCAGAAGGGGTAG
- a CDS encoding cobalamin biosynthesis protein P47K encodes MAALKKVPVHIITGFLGSGKTTLIHSLLEQKPVDETWAILVNEFGQIGIDQAMFDHREDVVVKGLPGGCLCCQLSFVLQAALINLLARSKPDRVIIEPSGLGHPAGLLDLLRGEAFQDVVDVHDIIATLDPRRLDEARVRAHETFQDQLAMADAVVITMREQSAPEQLENAQQFANALWPTRKWIHHANAGQLPISRLLNSGKATSTRADVPVAHQQPTSPPSLEGGFFDFLPPPGKPQQETASALGYTSTGVRWHPSERFDLDRLAAWLGELPAAARVKGVFHTDSGWKRLNRADGKLSVEGCAWRQDSRLEVIVPDALATRLQLPLLLADPLG; translated from the coding sequence GTGGCAGCTTTAAAAAAAGTACCGGTGCATATCATCACCGGCTTTTTAGGCAGCGGAAAAACCACGCTTATCCACAGCCTGCTTGAACAAAAGCCTGTGGATGAAACGTGGGCGATTCTGGTCAACGAGTTTGGTCAAATTGGCATTGATCAAGCGATGTTTGACCATCGTGAGGATGTGGTAGTGAAAGGCCTGCCCGGCGGTTGTCTGTGCTGCCAGCTGTCGTTTGTGCTCCAGGCAGCGCTGATAAACCTACTGGCGCGCAGCAAACCTGACCGCGTGATTATCGAGCCCTCGGGGCTGGGACATCCCGCGGGCCTACTTGACCTACTGCGAGGCGAGGCGTTTCAAGACGTCGTGGATGTCCACGACATTATCGCCACGCTCGACCCTCGCCGCCTGGATGAAGCGCGCGTGCGCGCCCACGAAACGTTTCAAGACCAGTTGGCCATGGCCGACGCGGTGGTGATTACCATGCGAGAACAGTCAGCCCCAGAGCAGCTTGAAAATGCTCAGCAGTTCGCCAACGCGCTTTGGCCAACGCGCAAATGGATTCACCACGCTAACGCCGGACAACTGCCTATTTCCCGATTACTTAACAGCGGTAAAGCCACCTCGACGCGTGCCGACGTACCCGTGGCCCATCAACAGCCCACCTCTCCTCCTAGTCTAGAAGGCGGTTTTTTTGACTTTCTACCTCCGCCTGGCAAACCCCAGCAAGAAACCGCTAGCGCCCTTGGCTACACCAGTACCGGTGTGCGCTGGCACCCGAGTGAGCGCTTTGACCTCGACCGCTTAGCAGCGTGGTTGGGCGAACTCCCCGCGGCGGCTCGGGTAAAAGGGGTGTTTCATACCGACAGCGGTTGGAAGCGCCTTAATCGCGCCGACGGTAAACTCAGTGTAGAGGGCTGCGCCTGGCGCCAGGATTCCCGCCTGGAAGTGATTGTTCCCGACGCGCTAGCAACCCGCCTTCAGCTACCCCTTCTGCTGGCTGACCCATTGGGTTAA
- a CDS encoding molybdenum cofactor guanylyltransferase: protein MIATHDITGMILAGGEGRRMGGRDKGLEPFAGLPLVAHVAKRLEGRVAELLINANRNSDGYAPFANRVIEDAEGGFKGPLMGIYSGLRAAKTPWLLVAPCDSPALPNDLVPRMLAGIMTESGEQDIAVAFDGERLHPVVVLLRTSLADDLADALAQGERKIDRWFARHAWCKVDMSDCPEAFANLNTEEEKHRLELALATAPQERL from the coding sequence ATGATCGCAACACACGACATAACCGGCATGATTTTGGCCGGCGGTGAAGGTCGCCGGATGGGTGGCCGCGACAAAGGTCTTGAACCCTTCGCCGGGCTGCCGCTGGTGGCCCATGTTGCAAAGCGCTTGGAAGGCCGCGTGGCTGAGCTGCTGATTAATGCCAACCGCAATAGTGACGGCTACGCGCCATTCGCTAACCGGGTGATAGAAGATGCAGAGGGCGGCTTTAAAGGGCCGTTGATGGGCATTTATAGCGGGCTACGGGCGGCTAAAACGCCCTGGCTTCTGGTCGCCCCTTGCGACTCCCCTGCTCTACCCAACGACCTCGTGCCGCGCATGCTTGCGGGCATTATGACGGAAAGCGGCGAGCAGGATATCGCCGTCGCCTTCGACGGTGAGCGCCTTCACCCGGTTGTCGTCCTCTTGCGCACCTCGTTAGCTGACGACCTTGCCGACGCCCTTGCCCAGGGCGAGCGCAAAATCGACCGCTGGTTCGCCCGCCACGCGTGGTGCAAGGTGGATATGTCCGACTGCCCTGAGGCGTTTGCCAACTTAAATACTGAGGAAGAAAAACATCGCTTGGAGCTAGCGCTAGCGACTGCCCCCCAGGAGAGACTATGA